Part of the Verrucomicrobiota bacterium genome is shown below.
GCGACGGCACGTATGATCAGGCCCCCCTGAATGCCCGCGCCAGCGGGCCCGGCCTGTCGTTGTTCAAGCGGGCCAAGCGCGCTCTATGCGTCGTGTCCGGTTTGGGCAAAGCCCTCGGGCTGCGCCCGGCCTCGCGGGGCGGTTTGATGAGCGAACTCATCGTGGACGAACCGACTGCCCGGGCCCTGTTGTGGCCGGACAGCCAGGACGATCACACGGCGGCCCCGGAGATCTAAGCGGGCACGGAAGAGAATGCCACGAATGGAAGAGAGTGCCGGGTGTCGGGTGCCGAGTGCCGGGTGAGAGAGACGCTATATCCGTCGTGTGCCCGCCAATCTGTGTAATCTGTGGATGTTTCCGCTTTTCTGCGTTCTCTGCGTGTTCTGCGGATCATTCTGTCTTCCCGCCGTGGCGCCGTGTGACCCGACACTCGACACTCGACACTCGACACTCCCATTTGCGGCATTTTCCTCAGGCCGGTGGAACGTAGCCCTGGGCGACGGTCTTGAATTCCTGCACCGTCTGCTTCTGCCAGCCTTCGTCCCGTTTAAGTTCCCGCGCGATCAGCTCAGCCACCCGTGGGGCGGCTTCAATACTGGCGCGCGCGCCCAGCAGCAAGGCCCGGGTTCGGCGTGCCAGCACATCCTCCACCGTCCGCGCCATCTCGCCGCGCACGGCCCAGACGACCTCAGCCCCGATGTAAGGCAGTTCCGGGTGCAGCTTTTCGGCTAAAGCCGGCTCTTCCCGCACGATTTCCTGAATATCGGCTGCATCCGCCCCATACACGCGCAAGGCAGGTTCGTCGATAGCCTGCTTGGTCCACCCATGGATCTGGAGATGCTCGGTTCTACACGGGCGCTCGTCGAAGCCGGCCATGGTCTCGGCCTGGTCGACGGCGTCCTGGGCCATTTTGCGATAGGTGGTCCACTTGCCGCCCGCGATCGTCAACAGGCCGGCGTTCGAAATCAGAATGGTATGATCGCGCGACAGCGCCGCCGTGCTTTTGGCGTCGCCGACCTTGACCAGCGGCCGCAGCCCCGCATAGACGCTCAGCACGTCGCTGCGGCTGGGCCGCTTGCTGAGATACTTGGCGGCGTTGGTCAGGATGAAGCCGATCTCTTCTTCCATCGGCACCGGTTCCGGCACGATGTGATCGACGCTGATGTCGGTGGTGCCGACCACGACGTGATCGTGCCAGGGCACGGCAAAGAGCACCCGGCCGTCCGGCGTGTGCGGCACCATCACGGCGCTGTTGCCCGGCAGGAAGGTTTTCGGCAGCACCACGTGGGAGCCCTGACTGGCGGCGATGACGGTCCTGGCGTCCGGTTCGTCCATCTTGCGCACCGCATCGGAGAATACTCCGGTGGCGTTGATCACCGCACGGGCCCGAATCCGGTGTTCGACCCCGGTTTCCAGGTCGCGGACCACCGCGCCGACGATCAGGTCGTTTTCTTTGATCAGCTCAACGACGGGCATGTAGTTGACCGCCAAGCCGCCCAGGTCGAAAACGGTTTGGGCCAGGTTGACCGCCAGGCGCGAATCGTCGAATTGCCCGTCGTAGTAAGATACCCCGCCCTGAAGGCCGGCCGGTTCGAGCGTCGGGATCAGCTCGAGGGTTTCGTCCCGCGAAAGTACGTGGGAAGGGCTGAGGCCCAGTTTGCCGGCCAACCGGTCGTAGATCTTCATGCCGATGCCATAAAAGGGGCCTTCCCACCAGCTGTAAATGGGCACGATAAACTCCAGGTGATGGACCAGGTGAGGTGCGTTTTCGCACAACAGGCCGCGTTCGCGCAACGCCTCCAGGACCAGTGAGATGTTGCCCTGTTTGAGATAGCGTACCCCGCCATGCACCAGCTTGGTGCTGCGGCTGGAGGTGCCTTTGGCGAAATCAGACTGCTCAACCAGCAGGGTGCGGTAGCCGCGGGCGGCGGCGTCCACGGCAACCCCCAGACCGGTCGCGCCCCCGCCGATGACGAGGAAATCCCAGGGTTCACGGGTGTTTTGGATCTGGTCCAGTACGGTGTCACGTTTCATGGAGGGACGTTCTTTGTTCTTCTGACTAGGTGACTGGCGGTTTTCCGGCCTGAGAACCTTCAAAATCGCGCAGCCGGCGGCGATTGCATTCCCTCGCTTCGATTATCCTCCGAGGTTCCGATTTGAAGCGCTCCAGGTGCTTTAGCGTGGTTTACCCGACGGTGCCAGTTTGATCCCGTGGGGGGCACCAAACGCAAAACCCGGCTGGGGGAGGGGCTGTTCGCTGTGAAGGCTGATACTGAAAAGTGAACAGTTTGTCAAAAAAATGTATCAACTGTTCAGTAAAGCGCGAGCGCGCCGCATTCTGTAGCCGGCCAGCCACTTGCCAGCGCCGTCCGGCAAACGCATTTTAACTGAAATGGTCCGCATTGGCGGATCGCCCGTAGTTGCCTGATATCCTCACGACTGATCTGATGAAGCCGTCCCGATTACTTGCGTCCTGCCTTTGCACCGCTCTCTTGGGGTGTTCCCACTTCGATACGGTCGACAACCGGGATCACGCCATCGACGTTTATTATCCTAATCCGAACGAGATACAGCTCGCGCAAAACCGGGTGTCCAGGTACCGGCAAAACAACCCGGCGCGGCTGCCGCAGGCGACGCGTTACCTGGCGGTATCGGCCACCAGGGTCCTTTCCTACGAAATTCAGGACCTTTGGCCGAAGCTGATCAACTCCGAGACGACGGCAAGCTTTTTTGCACATGGGAGAAAGCTGACCTATTCCAACCTGGACGCTTACTGCATCATGATTTATGACACGGCGGCCAACCGGTTTGTAAGCGATCGCGGGTTTGTGACGGTAGATCTGCCGCCCCGCGGTTCGGTCGCCCGCTGGGACGGTTACATGGCAAGGTACATCGGGTCTGGATCCTGACGGCCGCCGGGCGAAGATTTAAGCGTTGATGGTTTCAGACTGGGTTCGTTGCCGTGGATTCCTTCACCTATCTCTGGGTCCTGCTCTCAATCGTGCTCGGACTGGCAATCACGCAAGTCCTGCAAGGTTTTCGCGGCCTCATCCTGACCCGGGCGCGGGTGACGCTCTACTGGCCGACCCTGATCTGGGCGGGGCTTGCCCTTCTCATCCCCATTCAGCTGTGGTGGGCCAGTTTTGGCTTCCACATGCGCGCCCGTTGGACCTTCCCGGGGTTCTTCGTCCTCGTCCTGCAGGCGATCAGCACGTACATGGTCGCGGCCCTGGTCTTGCCGGACATCGCCGGCGAAAGGGTTGTCGATTTGCGAGAGCATTATTTTGCGCATCGAAGCTGGTCCTTCGGTGCCCTTGCTGCGTGTCTCGCCTTCAGCGCGGCAAAGGAATTCGCCCTCCGAGGCCATCTGCCCGATCGCGTGAACGGGATATTTCATCTGCTTTTCGGCTTGGTGGCGATAGCCGGCGCGAGCACGCGGCGCGAATGGTTCCACAAACTGGTGGCGCCGGCAGTCGGCGTGCTGTTCCTGCTCTACATCGCCCTGCTGTTCGCGCGGTTGTAGAGCGTAGCGGAGGCTCCTTCCCAGGTGCCTGCCGGCTTTACACCCATCAGACCGTATAAAGGGTCTAGGCCCAACGGGCCGGGAGACGGTTTGATGGCCTGAAGGGCCAATGGAACATAGCCCCGGGTTCAGCCCACCGCCATTTAGTTAAGGCCCGGTGGATGGGGGTGCTTTCGTCCCGGAGGGACGGCTGAGGTTAGGCAGGTACTTCATTGCCTGTGCTGTGCGGGCGTCCCCCAGGGGTTGCGTCCCATCGGGACGCCTGAAGGCGTGCGCCAAATAAGCGGGCGTCAACGGTTGGGGGACGTTCGGGTTTTCGTCGTCGAGGGTCGTGCCGAGTTTGGCCGGCCCCTTGCGAGCAGGAACCCTCCGGGGCAGCGTTTCAGGCGTCCCGACGGGACGCGCTCCCTCTTAAATGCCCCTCTCACAGGCACTAAAGGACCTGCCTAACCTCAGCCGTCCCTCCGGGACGAAAGCACCCCCATCCACCGGGCCTTAACTAAGCGGCGGTGGGCTAAAATCTCGTGTGCCTTCGGGGCGGAAGACGGTCGCCGGGCCACCCCGGCGCGGGCCTTTGCTTTACCGCAAGCGTTGAAGGGCCGGGGGTCGATCCTCCCGTTGCGTTCTTCCGGGGCTAAAACCGGCTCAACGCTCCTGAGAATGAGTTCAGGTTTTCGCGAGGACGCTCAGTGCCTCCCGGATCAGGAGCACAAAACGGTGCGGGTCCCGAGCCGAGCGTCCGACGAAAAGCCCGTCGACGCCCGTCCCGGCCACAAGTTCCCGGCAATTGCCGGGCCCGACGCTGCCTCCGTAAAGGACAGGGACTTCGCGGCCGGCGCCACCCCACGACCGCTCGAGCGCCTGCCGGATCAAGTCGACGCAAGCGGCAACCTGGTCTCCGGACGGTGAACCTTTCGCGGCTTCTCCGATCGCCCAAACCGGTTCGTAGGCGACGATCAGTTTGCCTGGCGCAGCCGGGGTGACGCCGTCCAGCGCAATCCCTATTTGCCGCGAAAACGTTTCACCGAGCATCACGGCGCTCATGCCGGGCTCGGAATCCCCGACGCAGAGAACCGCATAAAATCCGTCCTCAAACGCCCTTTTCAGTTTGCGGTTGATGATTTCGTCCGATTCGCCAAAAAGCGAACGCCGTTCGGCGTGTCCTACCATCACGATCGTGGCGCCTTCCTGCTTCAGCAATGCCGTCGAGAGTTCGCCGGTAAATTCACCTTCCGGGGCCCAATGAAAGTTCTGAGCACCAATGAGAAGGTTGCTGCCGGCAGCTTCTGAAGCCATGTCCCGGATGAGGGTGGCGGGCGGTAGGATAAAAAGTTGCGTTTCCCCGAGCTGGGGCAGGGAGGCGGCGACGACGCGAGCGTACGTGCGCGCCTCCTCGCGACCCAGGTTTCGCATCTTCCAATTGGTACCGAAAGTCAGCATCATGGTAACCGGCGAAGACTGCCCGTCTGCGCTGTGAACCGCACCCTGGCGGGACGCGTGAGAACCTAACCTTTCGGCAAGTGATTGGCCAGCCCGCGCAGAAACACGGAAACCGACGTGGCGCCGGGATCTCGACCCGCGGCCGCCCTCTCGCCGAGCGTTCGGGCGCGGCCGAAGCGCGGCAGCAAACCGGCGGTCGACTGAGCACCGTGTTCGGCCGCCGCGGCAGTCTGCGCCAAGGCTGAGTCAAGGGCCGCTGACGCTTGAGTCGCCTGCTCCAAGGCGGCAATGGCAGGCACGACCGCGTCGAGCATCGTTTTGTCGCCAGGTTGAGCCTTGGTTTTTTGTTTCAGGGCTTCCA
Proteins encoded:
- a CDS encoding glycerol-3-phosphate dehydrogenase/oxidase, with product MKRDTVLDQIQNTREPWDFLVIGGGATGLGVAVDAAARGYRTLLVEQSDFAKGTSSRSTKLVHGGVRYLKQGNISLVLEALRERGLLCENAPHLVHHLEFIVPIYSWWEGPFYGIGMKIYDRLAGKLGLSPSHVLSRDETLELIPTLEPAGLQGGVSYYDGQFDDSRLAVNLAQTVFDLGGLAVNYMPVVELIKENDLIVGAVVRDLETGVEHRIRARAVINATGVFSDAVRKMDEPDARTVIAASQGSHVVLPKTFLPGNSAVMVPHTPDGRVLFAVPWHDHVVVGTTDISVDHIVPEPVPMEEEIGFILTNAAKYLSKRPSRSDVLSVYAGLRPLVKVGDAKSTAALSRDHTILISNAGLLTIAGGKWTTYRKMAQDAVDQAETMAGFDERPCRTEHLQIHGWTKQAIDEPALRVYGADAADIQEIVREEPALAEKLHPELPYIGAEVVWAVRGEMARTVEDVLARRTRALLLGARASIEAAPRVAELIARELKRDEGWQKQTVQEFKTVAQGYVPPA
- a CDS encoding triosephosphate isomerase; the protein is MMLTFGTNWKMRNLGREEARTYARVVAASLPQLGETQLFILPPATLIRDMASEAAGSNLLIGAQNFHWAPEGEFTGELSTALLKQEGATIVMVGHAERRSLFGESDEIINRKLKRAFEDGFYAVLCVGDSEPGMSAVMLGETFSRQIGIALDGVTPAAPGKLIVAYEPVWAIGEAAKGSPSGDQVAACVDLIRQALERSWGGAGREVPVLYGGSVGPGNCRELVAGTGVDGLFVGRSARDPHRFVLLIREALSVLAKT